One Ananas comosus cultivar F153 linkage group 1, ASM154086v1, whole genome shotgun sequence DNA window includes the following coding sequences:
- the LOC109709646 gene encoding B3 domain-containing protein Os01g0905400-like isoform X1: MVEEESKENGKIQKESKSGSPKKRHACGKCTRKCLKIHGKCTSLVLPPPPPPTPSSLSFFKIMVGDFSELLYVPPMFAKAIGDLADQNVYLQDSYGYRWRVKTCSMNGALAFGHGWRNFALDHAIKFGELLVFKQISKHGFSVQIFATTARERLHLCERNKRSNKRKRRRKKEPANNLCLNDIQNNSDASEKRLCILDKDSPKDEKIIDATNVMDVKSLEVAEKDCSQYIGELGGFQNMPEVESLSYWKENNVKSDHSIETNFAIEGDSAAALVWSEDMVDLNSSFNQELIMDPPIDAMPSETSQTLCYSHDTEKLEATEEMSRRSPSTLVVECEETRNENQNESNLAIIACPLTDESLPTMDCSKGDEEENDVEIKEGEQSNERINSPDPEVGEQSNERINSPDPEVGEQSDERINSPDPDERINSPDLEVGEQSNERANSPDLEVGEQTNERINSPDLEVGEQSNERVNSPDLEVGEQTNERINSPDLEVGEQTNERINSPDLEVGEQSNERINSPDPEVACGELDVENSTENVSGAPQISDAVSDQKDEGDLVCSHDVASEVVMQDMTCLGQDQESNGKIGESGNAPTSTTNGKDEIVCFSRKVTRKRRNKDSLHKNGGDLPFNASTLDGADTEKETPKSSCEDTLYGSKTEENHGPGSPPMLLCNKEEDQSLGAKIIADDVMIDNSHQSEIPLQAVKIESEDPIDAEPLNNGNFGVSISVTAQSWLELPKRLPSSLGKMKTGRKVVVLRDPCMRLWPVLYHESARFVGFIGGWDDFTAANHLQHGDDCVFELSGASETVLQVRISK; encoded by the exons TATGTACCGCCCATGTTCGCAAAAGCAATAGGAGACTTGGCTGATCAGAACGTTTACCTGCAAGATTCATACGGATACCGTTGGCGCGTAAAAACATGTTCGATGAACGGTGCATTGGCTTTTGGAC ATGGCTGGCGGAATTTCGCATTGGATCACGCCATCAAGTTTGGTGAATTGTTGGTATTCAAGCAGATTAGCAAGCACGGCTTTTCTGTGCAGATTTTCGCCACAACCGCCCGCGAGAGGCTGCACCTGTGTGAGAGGAATAAAAGAAGTAATAAGAGGAAAAGGCGGAGAAAAAAAGAACCTGCCAATAATTTGTGCTTGAATGACATTCAAAATAATTCAGATGCCTCTGAGAAGAGGCTCTGCATTCTTGATAAAGATTCACCgaaagatgaaaaaataattgatgCGACCAACGTAATGGATGTAAAAAGTTTAGAGGTCGCTGAGAAAGATTGCTCTCAATATATTGGGGAACTTGGTGGGTTCCAGAACATGCCGGAGGTCGAAAGTCTTAGTTACTGGAAAGAGAATAATGTGAAAAGTGATCATTCAATCGAAACAAATTTCGCCATTGAGGGGGATTCAGCTGCTGCCTTAGTGTGGTCAGAGGACATGGTTGATTTGAATTCATCTTTTAACCAGGAATTAATAATGGATCCTCCGATCGACGCAATGCCTTCCGAAACTTCACAAACCTTGTGTTATTCTCACGACACGGAGAAGTTAGAG GCGACCGAAGAAATGTCACGTAGATCTCCATCTACATTAGTCGTAGAATGCGAAGAAACAAGAAATGAGAATCAGAATGAGTCGAATTTGGCGATAATTGCCTGTCCTCTTACCGATGAATCCTTGCCTACCATGGACTGCTCAaaaggagatgaagaagaaaacGATGTTGAGATAAAAGAGGGTGAACAATCAAACGAGAGAATAAACTCGCCAGATCCGGAAGTTGGTGAACAATCAAACGAGAGAATAAACTCGCCTGATCCGGAAGTTGGGGAACAATCAGACGAGAGAATAAACTCGCCTGATCCGGACGAGAGAATAAACTCGCCTGATCTGGAAGTCGGTGAACAATCAAACGAGAGAGCAAACTCGCCTGATCTGGAAGTTGGTGAACAAACAAATGAGAGAATAAACTCGCCTGATCTGGAAGTCGGTGAACAATCAAACGAGAGAGTAAACTCGCCTGATCTGGAAGTTGGTGAACAAACAAATGAGAGAATAAACTCGCCTGATCTGGAAGTTGGTGAACAAACAAATGAGAGAATAAACTCGCCTGATCTGGAAGTTGGTGAACAATCAAATGAGAGAATAAACTCGCCTGATCCGGAAGTTGCTTGCGGCGAACTGGATGTGGAAAACTCAACTGAAAATGTTAGCGGTGCACCTCAAATTTCAGATGCTGTTAGTGATCAGAAAGACGAGGGAGATTTGGTTTGCTCGCATGACGTTGCCAGTGAAGTTGTGATGCAGGATATGACATGTTTGGGTCAAGACCAAGAGTCAAATGGTAAAATAGGGGAGAGTGGAAATGCTCCGACTTCGACCACTAATGGCAAGGATGAGATTGTTTGTTTCTCTCGGAAGGTAACcagaaagagaagaaacaagGACTCACTTCATAAAAACGGTGGTGATTTGCCGTTCAATGCGAGCACATTAGATGGCGCTGATACCGAAAAAGAAACTCCAAAGTCATCATGCGAAGATACTCTTTACGGAAGTAAAACGG AAGAGAATCATGGTCCCGGAAGTCCCCCAATGCTTCTTTGCAATAAGGAAGAGGATCAGTCGCTTGGTGCTAAAATCATCGCCGATGATGTCATGATAGATAATTCTCACCAGTCTG AAATTCCATTACAAGCTGTCAAAATTGAAAGCGAGGATCCAATTGATGCTGAGCCACTAAACAACGGAAATTTCGGCGTATCGATATCCGTAACTGCTCAATCTTGGCTC GAATTACCGAAGAGATTGCCATCTAGTCTGGGAAAGATGAAAACCGGGAGGAAGGTTGTCGTACTTCGGGACCCATGCATGAGACTGTGGCCTGTTCTTTACCACGAGAGCGCGCGGTTTGTTGGCTTTATCGGCGGTTGGGATGATTTCACCGCGGCAAACCACCTCCAACACGGGGACGACTGTGTGTTCGAACTTTCCGGTGCATCGGAAACAGTTCTTCAAGTGCGAATCTCCAAATAA
- the LOC109709646 gene encoding B3 domain-containing protein Os01g0905400-like isoform X2 produces MVEEESKENGKIQKESKSGSPKKRHACGKCTRKCLKIHGKCTSLVLPPPPPPTPSSLSFFKIMVGDFSELLYVPPMFAKAIGDLADQNVYLQDSYGYRWRVKTCSMNGALAFGHGWRNFALDHAIKFGELLVFKQISKHGFSVQIFATTARERLHLCERNKRSNKRKRRRKKEPANNLCLNDIQNNSDASEKRLCILDKDSPKDEKIIDATNVMDVKSLEVAEKDCSQYIGELGGFQNMPEVESLSYWKENNVKSDHSIETNFAIEGDSAAALVWSEDMVDLNSSFNQELIMDPPIDAMPSETSQTLCYSHDTEKLEATEEMSRRSPSTLVVECEETRNENQNESNLAIIACPLTDESLPTMDCSKGDEEENDVEIKEGEQSNERINSPDPEVGEQSNERINSPDPEVGEQSDERINSPDPDERINSPDLEVGEQSNERANSPDLEVGEQTNERINSPDLEVGEQSNERVNSPDLEVGEQTNERINSPDLEVGEQTNERINSPDLEVGEQSNERINSPDPEVACGELDVENSTENVSGAPQISDAVSDQKDEGDLVCSHDVASEVVMQDMTCLGQDQESNGKIGESGNAPTSTTNGKDEIVCFSRKVTRKRRNKDSLHKNGGDLPFNASTLDGADTEKETPKSSCEDTLYGKENHGPGSPPMLLCNKEEDQSLGAKIIADDVMIDNSHQSEIPLQAVKIESEDPIDAEPLNNGNFGVSISVTAQSWLELPKRLPSSLGKMKTGRKVVVLRDPCMRLWPVLYHESARFVGFIGGWDDFTAANHLQHGDDCVFELSGASETVLQVRISK; encoded by the exons TATGTACCGCCCATGTTCGCAAAAGCAATAGGAGACTTGGCTGATCAGAACGTTTACCTGCAAGATTCATACGGATACCGTTGGCGCGTAAAAACATGTTCGATGAACGGTGCATTGGCTTTTGGAC ATGGCTGGCGGAATTTCGCATTGGATCACGCCATCAAGTTTGGTGAATTGTTGGTATTCAAGCAGATTAGCAAGCACGGCTTTTCTGTGCAGATTTTCGCCACAACCGCCCGCGAGAGGCTGCACCTGTGTGAGAGGAATAAAAGAAGTAATAAGAGGAAAAGGCGGAGAAAAAAAGAACCTGCCAATAATTTGTGCTTGAATGACATTCAAAATAATTCAGATGCCTCTGAGAAGAGGCTCTGCATTCTTGATAAAGATTCACCgaaagatgaaaaaataattgatgCGACCAACGTAATGGATGTAAAAAGTTTAGAGGTCGCTGAGAAAGATTGCTCTCAATATATTGGGGAACTTGGTGGGTTCCAGAACATGCCGGAGGTCGAAAGTCTTAGTTACTGGAAAGAGAATAATGTGAAAAGTGATCATTCAATCGAAACAAATTTCGCCATTGAGGGGGATTCAGCTGCTGCCTTAGTGTGGTCAGAGGACATGGTTGATTTGAATTCATCTTTTAACCAGGAATTAATAATGGATCCTCCGATCGACGCAATGCCTTCCGAAACTTCACAAACCTTGTGTTATTCTCACGACACGGAGAAGTTAGAG GCGACCGAAGAAATGTCACGTAGATCTCCATCTACATTAGTCGTAGAATGCGAAGAAACAAGAAATGAGAATCAGAATGAGTCGAATTTGGCGATAATTGCCTGTCCTCTTACCGATGAATCCTTGCCTACCATGGACTGCTCAaaaggagatgaagaagaaaacGATGTTGAGATAAAAGAGGGTGAACAATCAAACGAGAGAATAAACTCGCCAGATCCGGAAGTTGGTGAACAATCAAACGAGAGAATAAACTCGCCTGATCCGGAAGTTGGGGAACAATCAGACGAGAGAATAAACTCGCCTGATCCGGACGAGAGAATAAACTCGCCTGATCTGGAAGTCGGTGAACAATCAAACGAGAGAGCAAACTCGCCTGATCTGGAAGTTGGTGAACAAACAAATGAGAGAATAAACTCGCCTGATCTGGAAGTCGGTGAACAATCAAACGAGAGAGTAAACTCGCCTGATCTGGAAGTTGGTGAACAAACAAATGAGAGAATAAACTCGCCTGATCTGGAAGTTGGTGAACAAACAAATGAGAGAATAAACTCGCCTGATCTGGAAGTTGGTGAACAATCAAATGAGAGAATAAACTCGCCTGATCCGGAAGTTGCTTGCGGCGAACTGGATGTGGAAAACTCAACTGAAAATGTTAGCGGTGCACCTCAAATTTCAGATGCTGTTAGTGATCAGAAAGACGAGGGAGATTTGGTTTGCTCGCATGACGTTGCCAGTGAAGTTGTGATGCAGGATATGACATGTTTGGGTCAAGACCAAGAGTCAAATGGTAAAATAGGGGAGAGTGGAAATGCTCCGACTTCGACCACTAATGGCAAGGATGAGATTGTTTGTTTCTCTCGGAAGGTAACcagaaagagaagaaacaagGACTCACTTCATAAAAACGGTGGTGATTTGCCGTTCAATGCGAGCACATTAGATGGCGCTGATACCGAAAAAGAAACTCCAAAGTCATCATGCGAAGATACTCTTTACGGAA AAGAGAATCATGGTCCCGGAAGTCCCCCAATGCTTCTTTGCAATAAGGAAGAGGATCAGTCGCTTGGTGCTAAAATCATCGCCGATGATGTCATGATAGATAATTCTCACCAGTCTG AAATTCCATTACAAGCTGTCAAAATTGAAAGCGAGGATCCAATTGATGCTGAGCCACTAAACAACGGAAATTTCGGCGTATCGATATCCGTAACTGCTCAATCTTGGCTC GAATTACCGAAGAGATTGCCATCTAGTCTGGGAAAGATGAAAACCGGGAGGAAGGTTGTCGTACTTCGGGACCCATGCATGAGACTGTGGCCTGTTCTTTACCACGAGAGCGCGCGGTTTGTTGGCTTTATCGGCGGTTGGGATGATTTCACCGCGGCAAACCACCTCCAACACGGGGACGACTGTGTGTTCGAACTTTCCGGTGCATCGGAAACAGTTCTTCAAGTGCGAATCTCCAAATAA
- the LOC109709646 gene encoding B3 domain-containing protein Os02g0598200-like isoform X4, which translates to MNGALAFGHGWRNFALDHAIKFGELLVFKQISKHGFSVQIFATTARERLHLCERNKRSNKRKRRRKKEPANNLCLNDIQNNSDASEKRLCILDKDSPKDEKIIDATNVMDVKSLEVAEKDCSQYIGELGGFQNMPEVESLSYWKENNVKSDHSIETNFAIEGDSAAALVWSEDMVDLNSSFNQELIMDPPIDAMPSETSQTLCYSHDTEKLEATEEMSRRSPSTLVVECEETRNENQNESNLAIIACPLTDESLPTMDCSKGDEEENDVEIKEGEQSNERINSPDPEVGEQSNERINSPDPEVGEQSDERINSPDPDERINSPDLEVGEQSNERANSPDLEVGEQTNERINSPDLEVGEQSNERVNSPDLEVGEQTNERINSPDLEVGEQTNERINSPDLEVGEQSNERINSPDPEVACGELDVENSTENVSGAPQISDAVSDQKDEGDLVCSHDVASEVVMQDMTCLGQDQESNGKIGESGNAPTSTTNGKDEIVCFSRKVTRKRRNKDSLHKNGGDLPFNASTLDGADTEKETPKSSCEDTLYGSKTEENHGPGSPPMLLCNKEEDQSLGAKIIADDVMIDNSHQSEIPLQAVKIESEDPIDAEPLNNGNFGVSISVTAQSWLELPKRLPSSLGKMKTGRKVVVLRDPCMRLWPVLYHESARFVGFIGGWDDFTAANHLQHGDDCVFELSGASETVLQVRISK; encoded by the exons ATGAACGGTGCATTGGCTTTTGGAC ATGGCTGGCGGAATTTCGCATTGGATCACGCCATCAAGTTTGGTGAATTGTTGGTATTCAAGCAGATTAGCAAGCACGGCTTTTCTGTGCAGATTTTCGCCACAACCGCCCGCGAGAGGCTGCACCTGTGTGAGAGGAATAAAAGAAGTAATAAGAGGAAAAGGCGGAGAAAAAAAGAACCTGCCAATAATTTGTGCTTGAATGACATTCAAAATAATTCAGATGCCTCTGAGAAGAGGCTCTGCATTCTTGATAAAGATTCACCgaaagatgaaaaaataattgatgCGACCAACGTAATGGATGTAAAAAGTTTAGAGGTCGCTGAGAAAGATTGCTCTCAATATATTGGGGAACTTGGTGGGTTCCAGAACATGCCGGAGGTCGAAAGTCTTAGTTACTGGAAAGAGAATAATGTGAAAAGTGATCATTCAATCGAAACAAATTTCGCCATTGAGGGGGATTCAGCTGCTGCCTTAGTGTGGTCAGAGGACATGGTTGATTTGAATTCATCTTTTAACCAGGAATTAATAATGGATCCTCCGATCGACGCAATGCCTTCCGAAACTTCACAAACCTTGTGTTATTCTCACGACACGGAGAAGTTAGAG GCGACCGAAGAAATGTCACGTAGATCTCCATCTACATTAGTCGTAGAATGCGAAGAAACAAGAAATGAGAATCAGAATGAGTCGAATTTGGCGATAATTGCCTGTCCTCTTACCGATGAATCCTTGCCTACCATGGACTGCTCAaaaggagatgaagaagaaaacGATGTTGAGATAAAAGAGGGTGAACAATCAAACGAGAGAATAAACTCGCCAGATCCGGAAGTTGGTGAACAATCAAACGAGAGAATAAACTCGCCTGATCCGGAAGTTGGGGAACAATCAGACGAGAGAATAAACTCGCCTGATCCGGACGAGAGAATAAACTCGCCTGATCTGGAAGTCGGTGAACAATCAAACGAGAGAGCAAACTCGCCTGATCTGGAAGTTGGTGAACAAACAAATGAGAGAATAAACTCGCCTGATCTGGAAGTCGGTGAACAATCAAACGAGAGAGTAAACTCGCCTGATCTGGAAGTTGGTGAACAAACAAATGAGAGAATAAACTCGCCTGATCTGGAAGTTGGTGAACAAACAAATGAGAGAATAAACTCGCCTGATCTGGAAGTTGGTGAACAATCAAATGAGAGAATAAACTCGCCTGATCCGGAAGTTGCTTGCGGCGAACTGGATGTGGAAAACTCAACTGAAAATGTTAGCGGTGCACCTCAAATTTCAGATGCTGTTAGTGATCAGAAAGACGAGGGAGATTTGGTTTGCTCGCATGACGTTGCCAGTGAAGTTGTGATGCAGGATATGACATGTTTGGGTCAAGACCAAGAGTCAAATGGTAAAATAGGGGAGAGTGGAAATGCTCCGACTTCGACCACTAATGGCAAGGATGAGATTGTTTGTTTCTCTCGGAAGGTAACcagaaagagaagaaacaagGACTCACTTCATAAAAACGGTGGTGATTTGCCGTTCAATGCGAGCACATTAGATGGCGCTGATACCGAAAAAGAAACTCCAAAGTCATCATGCGAAGATACTCTTTACGGAAGTAAAACGG AAGAGAATCATGGTCCCGGAAGTCCCCCAATGCTTCTTTGCAATAAGGAAGAGGATCAGTCGCTTGGTGCTAAAATCATCGCCGATGATGTCATGATAGATAATTCTCACCAGTCTG AAATTCCATTACAAGCTGTCAAAATTGAAAGCGAGGATCCAATTGATGCTGAGCCACTAAACAACGGAAATTTCGGCGTATCGATATCCGTAACTGCTCAATCTTGGCTC GAATTACCGAAGAGATTGCCATCTAGTCTGGGAAAGATGAAAACCGGGAGGAAGGTTGTCGTACTTCGGGACCCATGCATGAGACTGTGGCCTGTTCTTTACCACGAGAGCGCGCGGTTTGTTGGCTTTATCGGCGGTTGGGATGATTTCACCGCGGCAAACCACCTCCAACACGGGGACGACTGTGTGTTCGAACTTTCCGGTGCATCGGAAACAGTTCTTCAAGTGCGAATCTCCAAATAA
- the LOC109709646 gene encoding uncharacterized protein LOC109709646 isoform X5 produces MVEEESKENGKIQKESKSGSPKKRHACGKCTRKCLKIHGKCTSLVLPPPPPPTPSSLSFFKIMVGDFSELLYVPPMFAKAIGDLADQNVYLQDSYGYRWRVKTCSMNGALAFGHGWRNFALDHAIKFGELLVFKQISKHGFSVQIFATTARERLHLCERNKRSNKRKRRRKKEPANNLCLNDIQNNSDASEKRLCILDKDSPKDEKIIDATNVMDVKSLEVAEKDCSQYIGELGGFQNMPEVESLSYWKENNVKSDHSIETNFAIEGDSAAALVWSEDMVDLNSSFNQELIMDPPIDAMPSETSQTLCYSHDTEKLEATEEMSRRSPSTLVVECEETRNENQNESNLAIIACPLTDESLPTMDCSKGDEEENDVEIKEGEQSNERINSPDPEVGEQSNERINSPDPEVGEQSDERINSPDPDERINSPDLEVGEQSNERANSPDLEVGEQTNERINSPDLEVGEQSNERVNSPDLEVGEQTNERINSPDLEVGEQTNERINSPDLEVGEQSNERINSPDPEVACGELDVENSTENVSGAPQISDAVSDQKDEGDLVCSHDVASEVVMQDMTCLGQDQESNGKIGESGNAPTSTTNGKDEIVCFSRKVTRKRRNKDSLHKNGGDLPFNASTLDGADTEKETPKSSCEDTLYGSKTEENHGPGSPPMLLCNKEEDQSLGAKIIADDVMIDNSHQSGITEEIAI; encoded by the exons TATGTACCGCCCATGTTCGCAAAAGCAATAGGAGACTTGGCTGATCAGAACGTTTACCTGCAAGATTCATACGGATACCGTTGGCGCGTAAAAACATGTTCGATGAACGGTGCATTGGCTTTTGGAC ATGGCTGGCGGAATTTCGCATTGGATCACGCCATCAAGTTTGGTGAATTGTTGGTATTCAAGCAGATTAGCAAGCACGGCTTTTCTGTGCAGATTTTCGCCACAACCGCCCGCGAGAGGCTGCACCTGTGTGAGAGGAATAAAAGAAGTAATAAGAGGAAAAGGCGGAGAAAAAAAGAACCTGCCAATAATTTGTGCTTGAATGACATTCAAAATAATTCAGATGCCTCTGAGAAGAGGCTCTGCATTCTTGATAAAGATTCACCgaaagatgaaaaaataattgatgCGACCAACGTAATGGATGTAAAAAGTTTAGAGGTCGCTGAGAAAGATTGCTCTCAATATATTGGGGAACTTGGTGGGTTCCAGAACATGCCGGAGGTCGAAAGTCTTAGTTACTGGAAAGAGAATAATGTGAAAAGTGATCATTCAATCGAAACAAATTTCGCCATTGAGGGGGATTCAGCTGCTGCCTTAGTGTGGTCAGAGGACATGGTTGATTTGAATTCATCTTTTAACCAGGAATTAATAATGGATCCTCCGATCGACGCAATGCCTTCCGAAACTTCACAAACCTTGTGTTATTCTCACGACACGGAGAAGTTAGAG GCGACCGAAGAAATGTCACGTAGATCTCCATCTACATTAGTCGTAGAATGCGAAGAAACAAGAAATGAGAATCAGAATGAGTCGAATTTGGCGATAATTGCCTGTCCTCTTACCGATGAATCCTTGCCTACCATGGACTGCTCAaaaggagatgaagaagaaaacGATGTTGAGATAAAAGAGGGTGAACAATCAAACGAGAGAATAAACTCGCCAGATCCGGAAGTTGGTGAACAATCAAACGAGAGAATAAACTCGCCTGATCCGGAAGTTGGGGAACAATCAGACGAGAGAATAAACTCGCCTGATCCGGACGAGAGAATAAACTCGCCTGATCTGGAAGTCGGTGAACAATCAAACGAGAGAGCAAACTCGCCTGATCTGGAAGTTGGTGAACAAACAAATGAGAGAATAAACTCGCCTGATCTGGAAGTCGGTGAACAATCAAACGAGAGAGTAAACTCGCCTGATCTGGAAGTTGGTGAACAAACAAATGAGAGAATAAACTCGCCTGATCTGGAAGTTGGTGAACAAACAAATGAGAGAATAAACTCGCCTGATCTGGAAGTTGGTGAACAATCAAATGAGAGAATAAACTCGCCTGATCCGGAAGTTGCTTGCGGCGAACTGGATGTGGAAAACTCAACTGAAAATGTTAGCGGTGCACCTCAAATTTCAGATGCTGTTAGTGATCAGAAAGACGAGGGAGATTTGGTTTGCTCGCATGACGTTGCCAGTGAAGTTGTGATGCAGGATATGACATGTTTGGGTCAAGACCAAGAGTCAAATGGTAAAATAGGGGAGAGTGGAAATGCTCCGACTTCGACCACTAATGGCAAGGATGAGATTGTTTGTTTCTCTCGGAAGGTAACcagaaagagaagaaacaagGACTCACTTCATAAAAACGGTGGTGATTTGCCGTTCAATGCGAGCACATTAGATGGCGCTGATACCGAAAAAGAAACTCCAAAGTCATCATGCGAAGATACTCTTTACGGAAGTAAAACGG AAGAGAATCATGGTCCCGGAAGTCCCCCAATGCTTCTTTGCAATAAGGAAGAGGATCAGTCGCTTGGTGCTAAAATCATCGCCGATGATGTCATGATAGATAATTCTCACCAGTCTG GAATTACCGAAGAGATTGCCATCTAG
- the LOC109709646 gene encoding B3 domain-containing protein Os01g0905400-like isoform X3 has translation MVEEESKENGKIQKESKSGSPKKRHACGKCTRKCLKIHGKCTSLVLPPPPPPTPSSLSFFKIMYVPPMFAKAIGDLADQNVYLQDSYGYRWRVKTCSMNGALAFGHGWRNFALDHAIKFGELLVFKQISKHGFSVQIFATTARERLHLCERNKRSNKRKRRRKKEPANNLCLNDIQNNSDASEKRLCILDKDSPKDEKIIDATNVMDVKSLEVAEKDCSQYIGELGGFQNMPEVESLSYWKENNVKSDHSIETNFAIEGDSAAALVWSEDMVDLNSSFNQELIMDPPIDAMPSETSQTLCYSHDTEKLEATEEMSRRSPSTLVVECEETRNENQNESNLAIIACPLTDESLPTMDCSKGDEEENDVEIKEGEQSNERINSPDPEVGEQSNERINSPDPEVGEQSDERINSPDPDERINSPDLEVGEQSNERANSPDLEVGEQTNERINSPDLEVGEQSNERVNSPDLEVGEQTNERINSPDLEVGEQTNERINSPDLEVGEQSNERINSPDPEVACGELDVENSTENVSGAPQISDAVSDQKDEGDLVCSHDVASEVVMQDMTCLGQDQESNGKIGESGNAPTSTTNGKDEIVCFSRKVTRKRRNKDSLHKNGGDLPFNASTLDGADTEKETPKSSCEDTLYGSKTEENHGPGSPPMLLCNKEEDQSLGAKIIADDVMIDNSHQSEIPLQAVKIESEDPIDAEPLNNGNFGVSISVTAQSWLELPKRLPSSLGKMKTGRKVVVLRDPCMRLWPVLYHESARFVGFIGGWDDFTAANHLQHGDDCVFELSGASETVLQVRISK, from the exons TATGTACCGCCCATGTTCGCAAAAGCAATAGGAGACTTGGCTGATCAGAACGTTTACCTGCAAGATTCATACGGATACCGTTGGCGCGTAAAAACATGTTCGATGAACGGTGCATTGGCTTTTGGAC ATGGCTGGCGGAATTTCGCATTGGATCACGCCATCAAGTTTGGTGAATTGTTGGTATTCAAGCAGATTAGCAAGCACGGCTTTTCTGTGCAGATTTTCGCCACAACCGCCCGCGAGAGGCTGCACCTGTGTGAGAGGAATAAAAGAAGTAATAAGAGGAAAAGGCGGAGAAAAAAAGAACCTGCCAATAATTTGTGCTTGAATGACATTCAAAATAATTCAGATGCCTCTGAGAAGAGGCTCTGCATTCTTGATAAAGATTCACCgaaagatgaaaaaataattgatgCGACCAACGTAATGGATGTAAAAAGTTTAGAGGTCGCTGAGAAAGATTGCTCTCAATATATTGGGGAACTTGGTGGGTTCCAGAACATGCCGGAGGTCGAAAGTCTTAGTTACTGGAAAGAGAATAATGTGAAAAGTGATCATTCAATCGAAACAAATTTCGCCATTGAGGGGGATTCAGCTGCTGCCTTAGTGTGGTCAGAGGACATGGTTGATTTGAATTCATCTTTTAACCAGGAATTAATAATGGATCCTCCGATCGACGCAATGCCTTCCGAAACTTCACAAACCTTGTGTTATTCTCACGACACGGAGAAGTTAGAG GCGACCGAAGAAATGTCACGTAGATCTCCATCTACATTAGTCGTAGAATGCGAAGAAACAAGAAATGAGAATCAGAATGAGTCGAATTTGGCGATAATTGCCTGTCCTCTTACCGATGAATCCTTGCCTACCATGGACTGCTCAaaaggagatgaagaagaaaacGATGTTGAGATAAAAGAGGGTGAACAATCAAACGAGAGAATAAACTCGCCAGATCCGGAAGTTGGTGAACAATCAAACGAGAGAATAAACTCGCCTGATCCGGAAGTTGGGGAACAATCAGACGAGAGAATAAACTCGCCTGATCCGGACGAGAGAATAAACTCGCCTGATCTGGAAGTCGGTGAACAATCAAACGAGAGAGCAAACTCGCCTGATCTGGAAGTTGGTGAACAAACAAATGAGAGAATAAACTCGCCTGATCTGGAAGTCGGTGAACAATCAAACGAGAGAGTAAACTCGCCTGATCTGGAAGTTGGTGAACAAACAAATGAGAGAATAAACTCGCCTGATCTGGAAGTTGGTGAACAAACAAATGAGAGAATAAACTCGCCTGATCTGGAAGTTGGTGAACAATCAAATGAGAGAATAAACTCGCCTGATCCGGAAGTTGCTTGCGGCGAACTGGATGTGGAAAACTCAACTGAAAATGTTAGCGGTGCACCTCAAATTTCAGATGCTGTTAGTGATCAGAAAGACGAGGGAGATTTGGTTTGCTCGCATGACGTTGCCAGTGAAGTTGTGATGCAGGATATGACATGTTTGGGTCAAGACCAAGAGTCAAATGGTAAAATAGGGGAGAGTGGAAATGCTCCGACTTCGACCACTAATGGCAAGGATGAGATTGTTTGTTTCTCTCGGAAGGTAACcagaaagagaagaaacaagGACTCACTTCATAAAAACGGTGGTGATTTGCCGTTCAATGCGAGCACATTAGATGGCGCTGATACCGAAAAAGAAACTCCAAAGTCATCATGCGAAGATACTCTTTACGGAAGTAAAACGG AAGAGAATCATGGTCCCGGAAGTCCCCCAATGCTTCTTTGCAATAAGGAAGAGGATCAGTCGCTTGGTGCTAAAATCATCGCCGATGATGTCATGATAGATAATTCTCACCAGTCTG AAATTCCATTACAAGCTGTCAAAATTGAAAGCGAGGATCCAATTGATGCTGAGCCACTAAACAACGGAAATTTCGGCGTATCGATATCCGTAACTGCTCAATCTTGGCTC GAATTACCGAAGAGATTGCCATCTAGTCTGGGAAAGATGAAAACCGGGAGGAAGGTTGTCGTACTTCGGGACCCATGCATGAGACTGTGGCCTGTTCTTTACCACGAGAGCGCGCGGTTTGTTGGCTTTATCGGCGGTTGGGATGATTTCACCGCGGCAAACCACCTCCAACACGGGGACGACTGTGTGTTCGAACTTTCCGGTGCATCGGAAACAGTTCTTCAAGTGCGAATCTCCAAATAA